From Eubalaena glacialis isolate mEubGla1 chromosome 5, mEubGla1.1.hap2.+ XY, whole genome shotgun sequence, one genomic window encodes:
- the LOC133092466 gene encoding protein PALS2-like, whose protein sequence is MPQTRNAEFNRHEIQIYEEVAKMPPFQRKTLVLIGAQGVGRRSLKNRFIVLNPTRFGTTVPFTSRKPREDEKDGQAYKFVSRSEMEADIKAGKYLEHGEYEGNLYGTKIDSILEVVQTGRTCILDVNPQALKVLRTSEFMPYVVFIAALELETLRAMHKAVVDAGITTKLLTDSDLKKTVDESARIQRAYNHYFDLIIVNDNLDKAFEKLQTAIEKLRMEPQWVPISWVYW, encoded by the coding sequence ATGCCACAAACCAGAAATGCAGAATTTAATCGTCATGAAATCCAGATATATGAGGAGGTAGCCAAAATGCCTCCCTTCCAGAGAAAGACATTAGTATTGATAGGAGCTCAAGGTGTGGGACGAAGAAGCTTGAAAAACAGGTTCATAGTGTTAAATCCCACTAGATTTGGAACCACAGTGCCATTTACTTCACGGAAACCAagggaagatgaaaaagatgGCCAGGCATATAAATTTGTGTCACGATCTGAGATGGAAGCAGATATTAAAGCTGGAAAATATTTGGAACATGGGGAATATGAAGGAAATCTCTACGGAACCAAGATTGACTCTATTCTTGAAGTTGTCCAAACTGGACGAACTTGCATTTTGGACGTCAACCCACAAGCCCTGAAAGTGCTGAGGACATCCGAGTTCATGCCCTATGTTGTGTTTATTGCTGCTCTCGAACTAGAGACGTTACGTGCCATGCACAAGGCTGTAGTGGATGCTGGTATCACTACCAAGCTTCTGACGGACTCTGACTTGAAGAAAACAGTGGATGAAAGTGCACGGATTCAAAGAGCATACAACCACTATTTTGATCTGATCATTGTAAATGACAATCTAGACAAAGCCTTTGAGAAACTACAAACTGCCATAGAGAAACTGAGAATGGAGCCACAGTGGGTCCCAATCAGCTGGGTTTACTGGTGA